The following proteins are encoded in a genomic region of Mycoplasma sp. NEAQ87857:
- a CDS encoding alpha-amylase family glycosyl hydrolase, with protein sequence MKTVKLEDKILYQIFPRSFYDANNDGDGDLRGIIEKLPYLKDLGINGIWLCPTYKTNFVDAGYDVLDYKSVWQQFGSLEDFKEMTAKASTLGIDIIMDIVLNHVSNEHDWFVKACASVDNVEHNYFIWKDQLSEQEAKAQSIFGGSAWEYVPSVNKYYFHLFAKEQVDLNWKHPDTIKAMVEVIDFWYDLGVKGFRLDAIKHVAKTFDEVENNPMFAWCNGAVEFLKEFNQLAFSNKPDAYTLGEASGITADELIKYGTGENKVSDNYFNFSWWWIGWGKETGRNGYDANWDVKQFAYQQKPFQENKAILPSMFTNFLSNHDTSRSVSRWGDEGLFREMSAKTHALMLMTLKGIPCIYYGEEIGLLNTHFANRSEFRDCDIANGFSALVDQNKVYSESEMLLYCNINSRDAGRSLMQWNNEVNAGFNSGATPWINLGRNSNTINAKAALEDKDSIFYFYKELIQMRKEQFHDLLVYGESTIDVDDQNLITITRTNQDQKLVAYINMTNKELAINPIAGQQLLSSYKDNKEVKAKLRPYESILVLAN encoded by the coding sequence ATGAAAACAGTAAAATTAGAGGATAAAATTTTATATCAAATTTTCCCACGTTCTTTTTATGATGCTAACAATGATGGAGATGGAGATCTTAGAGGGATTATTGAAAAATTACCATATCTAAAAGATTTAGGTATCAATGGAATTTGACTATGTCCTACTTATAAAACAAATTTTGTGGATGCAGGATATGATGTTTTAGATTACAAAAGTGTATGACAACAATTTGGTAGTTTAGAAGATTTTAAAGAAATGACAGCAAAAGCAAGCACTTTAGGAATTGACATTATTATGGACATTGTGCTTAATCACGTTTCAAATGAGCATGACTGATTTGTTAAAGCTTGTGCTAGTGTTGATAATGTTGAACATAATTACTTTATTTGAAAAGATCAACTATCAGAACAAGAAGCTAAAGCTCAAAGTATTTTTGGTGGAAGTGCTTGAGAATATGTTCCAAGCGTTAATAAATACTATTTCCATTTATTTGCTAAAGAGCAAGTTGATTTAAATTGAAAACATCCAGATACCATTAAAGCTATGGTTGAAGTTATTGATTTTTGATATGACTTAGGAGTTAAAGGGTTTAGATTAGATGCGATTAAACACGTAGCTAAAACTTTTGATGAAGTGGAAAATAATCCAATGTTTGCTTGATGTAATGGAGCTGTAGAGTTTCTAAAAGAATTTAATCAATTAGCTTTTAGTAATAAACCTGATGCTTATACTTTAGGTGAAGCTAGTGGTATTACTGCTGATGAATTAATTAAATATGGAACTGGGGAAAATAAAGTTTCAGACAACTACTTTAACTTTAGTTGATGATGAATTGGTTGAGGGAAAGAAACTGGAAGAAATGGATATGATGCTAATTGAGATGTTAAACAATTTGCTTATCAACAAAAACCTTTCCAAGAAAATAAAGCGATCTTACCAAGTATGTTTACCAACTTCTTATCAAATCATGATACTTCAAGAAGTGTATCACGTTGAGGTGATGAAGGATTATTTAGAGAAATGTCTGCTAAAACTCATGCTTTAATGTTAATGACTTTAAAAGGAATTCCATGTATTTACTATGGAGAAGAAATTGGGTTATTAAACACTCATTTTGCTAATCGAAGTGAATTTAGAGATTGTGATATAGCTAATGGATTTAGTGCGTTAGTTGATCAAAATAAAGTATATTCTGAAAGTGAAATGTTATTATACTGCAACATTAACTCTAGAGATGCAGGAAGATCATTAATGCAATGAAACAATGAAGTTAATGCAGGATTTAACTCAGGAGCTACTCCTTGAATTAACCTTGGAAGAAATAGCAATACAATTAATGCTAAAGCTGCTTTAGAAGATAAAGATAGTATTTTCTATTTCTATAAAGAACTAATTCAAATGCGTAAAGAGCAATTCCATGATTTATTAGTTTATGGTGAATCAACCATTGATGTTGATGATCAAAACTTAATCACAATTACAAGAACTAACCAAGATCAAAAATTAGTAGCATATATTAATATGACTAATAAAGAATTAGCAATTAATCCAATTGCAGGACAACAACTATTATCAAGTTACAAGGATAATAAGGAAGTTAAAGCGAAATTACGTCCTTATGAATCAATTCTTGTACTAGCTAACTAG
- a CDS encoding alpha-amylase family glycosyl hydrolase, translating into MNLYKESNEFFKDFDKKYSYSKNDLGVIFKDQKIQFKLWQPLALKVELLIFDKVDQSKLVKTFLMEKDNNVWTCLIDSDYESYYYQYQITHPNHKKTIALDPYAKSMAMFNWEGKETKVAKGAIVNIKSVKAGKKPMDLVSNLNTGVDPLIYELHIRDFTSLSNKQLESKKGTFNAAIESDIFGYLNDLGVSHLQLLPIHSTYTVNEFDTNIYNKGQGSKWTTNYNWGYDPHNYFTINGIYSSNPQDPYARIKEFKEFVDKAHKNNIAVILDVVYNHMMTNTIFNNILRGYYYRDNAKVKPVAEAPLADNRKMVQKLIIDSLTYFVKEFNVDGFRFDLSGFLTKKTINQIAKKLRKIKPNITLHGETWNFSDLKPKDAYIKGYKGNDISFGYFNDSIRNAIKGSDHSSDAGLMVKYSSKYFKTYVSSIVGNIRDYDFGDFAHSKAKYDLFANDVKINLAYSHCHDGMTLWDKLNTSSKNLSFIQRLERYRQAMMMSVLTQGRQLMLAGTELLQSKPNDVSGMDAHRAIKSNYTDVFNENADDNSYQSNSYKTTDYVNGLKWDHLNNDDVHKYIYQFTKQLNHYRQSNSLLRLNSNDEIKQCLEFITVDSKQGIIVFRLKNKDKTIEIAHNFSNKDYEYDFNNKTIILHSKINYNNKLEAHSSILMELKK; encoded by the coding sequence ATGAATTTATATAAAGAAAGTAATGAATTTTTTAAGGATTTTGATAAGAAATACTCATATTCTAAAAACGATTTAGGTGTAATTTTTAAAGATCAAAAAATTCAATTCAAATTATGACAACCATTAGCTTTAAAAGTTGAGTTGTTAATTTTTGATAAAGTAGATCAAAGTAAATTAGTGAAAACATTTCTAATGGAAAAAGATAATAATGTTTGAACTTGTTTAATTGATAGTGATTATGAATCTTATTACTATCAATATCAAATTACTCATCCAAATCACAAAAAAACTATAGCATTAGATCCATATGCTAAAAGTATGGCGATGTTTAATTGAGAAGGTAAAGAAACTAAAGTGGCTAAAGGTGCAATAGTTAATATAAAAAGTGTTAAAGCTGGTAAAAAACCAATGGACTTAGTATCAAATTTAAATACTGGAGTAGATCCATTGATTTATGAGCTTCATATCAGAGATTTTACTTCATTAAGCAATAAGCAACTAGAAAGTAAAAAAGGTACTTTTAATGCTGCTATTGAAAGCGATATATTTGGTTATTTAAATGATTTAGGTGTATCACACTTACAATTATTACCAATTCATTCAACTTACACAGTGAATGAATTTGATACAAATATATACAATAAAGGACAAGGTTCAAAATGAACTACTAATTACAACTGAGGATATGATCCGCATAATTACTTTACTATTAATGGTATTTATAGTTCAAATCCACAAGATCCTTATGCTAGAATTAAAGAATTTAAAGAATTTGTAGATAAAGCACATAAAAATAATATTGCAGTTATTTTAGATGTTGTATATAACCACATGATGACTAATACTATTTTTAATAATATTCTACGTGGTTATTATTATCGTGATAATGCTAAAGTTAAACCTGTAGCAGAAGCTCCATTAGCAGATAATAGAAAAATGGTGCAAAAGTTAATCATTGATTCTTTAACTTATTTCGTTAAAGAATTTAATGTTGATGGGTTTAGATTTGATTTATCTGGTTTTTTAACTAAAAAAACCATCAATCAAATAGCTAAAAAATTAAGAAAAATCAAACCAAATATTACTCTTCATGGTGAAACTTGAAACTTTAGTGACTTAAAACCTAAAGATGCTTATATTAAAGGTTATAAAGGTAATGATATAAGTTTTGGATATTTTAATGATTCAATTCGAAATGCTATTAAAGGAAGCGATCACAGTAGTGATGCTGGTTTAATGGTGAAATATAGTAGCAAATATTTTAAAACTTATGTAAGTTCTATAGTTGGAAATATTAGAGATTATGATTTTGGTGATTTTGCTCACTCAAAAGCTAAATATGATTTATTTGCTAATGATGTCAAAATTAATTTAGCTTATAGTCATTGTCATGATGGAATGACTTTATGAGATAAATTAAATACTTCAAGTAAAAATTTAAGCTTTATTCAACGTTTAGAACGTTATAGACAAGCAATGATGATGTCAGTTTTAACTCAAGGTCGTCAATTAATGCTTGCAGGAACTGAATTATTGCAATCTAAACCAAATGATGTTTCAGGAATGGATGCTCACAGAGCAATTAAATCAAATTATACTGATGTGTTTAACGAAAATGCTGATGATAATAGTTATCAATCTAACTCATATAAAACCACAGACTATGTCAATGGTTTAAAATGAGATCATTTAAACAATGATGATGTTCATAAATACATTTATCAATTTACTAAACAATTAAATCATTATAGACAATCTAATAGTTTATTAAGATTAAATTCTAATGATGAAATTAAACAATGTCTTGAATTTATAACTGTAGATTCTAAACAAGGAATTATTGTCTTTAGATTAAAAAATAAAGATAAAACTATTGAAATTGCTCATAACTTTAGTAATAAAGATTATGAATATGATTTTAATAATAAAACAATTATTTTGCATAGCAAAATAAACTATAACAATAAACTAGAAGCACATAGTTCTATTTTAATGGAACTAAAAAAATAG
- a CDS encoding GntR family transcriptional regulator, with amino-acid sequence MDNKKNKSTQIVEYLIELIQSGKVPINKIMPSEHQLMYKFECSRNIVVSAYKKLETLGAVYSIPKRGHFVAENFHNLIKPMQLLINADECYGDEIFGVDKLPDWATEKHIIFVQGFRKFVKQYYKDNVLIAESDIFISLKNIDEFEPINLRKSITDLLINRNALTNVVYEVSFEEGTEKFGLNPALTVILFGYDLDSISIAAKYYVNPKYFKFFHQEFALNY; translated from the coding sequence ATGGATAATAAAAAGAATAAGAGTACACAAATTGTTGAATATTTAATCGAATTAATTCAATCAGGTAAAGTACCAATTAATAAAATCATGCCTAGCGAACACCAATTAATGTATAAATTTGAATGTTCAAGAAATATTGTTGTTTCAGCTTATAAAAAACTAGAAACACTAGGAGCAGTATATTCTATTCCAAAACGTGGTCATTTTGTAGCTGAGAATTTTCATAATTTAATTAAACCAATGCAATTATTAATTAATGCTGATGAATGTTATGGTGATGAAATTTTTGGAGTTGATAAATTACCAGATTGAGCTACTGAAAAACATATTATTTTTGTTCAAGGGTTTAGAAAATTTGTTAAACAATATTATAAAGACAATGTTTTAATAGCAGAAAGCGACATTTTTATTTCTTTAAAAAACATTGATGAGTTTGAACCAATTAATTTAAGAAAGTCAATTACTGATTTATTAATTAACCGTAACGCTTTAACAAACGTTGTGTATGAAGTTTCGTTTGAAGAAGGAACTGAAAAATTTGGACTTAATCCTGCATTAACAGTTATTTTATTTGGTTATGATTTAGATAGTATTTCTATTGCTGCTAAATATTATGTTAATCCAAAATATTTCAAATTCTTCCATCAAGAATTCGCTTTAAATTATTAA
- a CDS encoding alpha-amylase family glycosyl hydrolase, protein MKFWLNDKYYFKKRLKQQLKNGSIAIWNDPKYKITNLPIDYRNLYKFALKANKLQNYKNTNIVYQVLVYNYADGNNDGIGDFIGLTNKLDYIDNLGVDQIWLSPIHPSSNYHGYSVVNYCDVASQLGGMDAFLDFVNACHARGIKVYLDLVFNHTSYEHPWFQEVLYNNNEQFKDFYRLNVEFIDSDTKVDSAKHRSKYLNVDQAKTINQTSYLGRFWEGMPDLNLDNPAVIEQLIAIQQYWTAIGVDGFRYDAIQEFYSSELETKNNFNEAKIFNLLRQASNKITNEQNREEVFMFGEWLNSNSTKGLKYLSYKDTKGLDTIYEGYKLFRHNHNLAIDHLKLNDLVTKYQKYNASLMPFLDNHDSARWIDNFKQKALKFNKSKMLKPINNQIKQYQDQALFVLFALPGVPIIYYANELYFQGTWKYGDLSLREPLKWKDQNYLLIKDNCNDKQIVMQTHSYTNGDFEDCYNQSNAVNLIEFMSKLRTKYPFLALTNINTIADYELFIDTEFMDNCIARINPNNKNEILLFVFCDYRNNQTTFTKISRDYYFKPLLLNNAKNNSWNIEVNQGGYALYLIEPKDKVIE, encoded by the coding sequence ATGAAATTTTGATTAAACGATAAATATTATTTTAAAAAGAGATTAAAACAGCAATTAAAAAATGGATCAATTGCAATTTGAAATGATCCAAAATATAAAATAACCAACTTACCAATAGATTATAGAAATTTATATAAATTTGCTTTAAAAGCTAATAAATTACAAAATTATAAAAATACAAATATCGTATATCAAGTATTAGTTTATAACTATGCTGACGGTAACAATGATGGCATTGGTGATTTTATAGGTTTAACCAATAAATTAGATTATATTGATAATTTAGGTGTTGATCAAATTTGATTAAGTCCTATTCATCCTAGTTCTAATTATCATGGATATTCAGTAGTGAATTATTGTGATGTAGCTAGTCAATTAGGTGGAATGGATGCTTTTTTAGATTTTGTTAATGCTTGTCATGCTAGAGGAATTAAGGTTTACTTGGATTTAGTATTTAATCACACTTCTTATGAACATCCATGATTTCAAGAAGTTTTATATAACAATAATGAGCAATTTAAAGATTTTTATCGTTTAAATGTTGAATTTATTGATAGTGATACTAAAGTTGATTCAGCTAAACATCGTAGCAAATATCTTAATGTTGATCAAGCAAAAACAATTAATCAAACCAGTTATCTTGGTCGATTTTGAGAAGGGATGCCTGATTTAAATTTAGATAATCCAGCAGTAATAGAGCAATTAATAGCAATTCAACAATATTGAACTGCAATAGGGGTTGATGGATTTAGATATGATGCTATTCAAGAATTTTATTCTAGTGAATTAGAAACCAAAAATAACTTCAATGAAGCTAAAATTTTTAATTTATTAAGACAAGCAAGTAATAAAATCACAAATGAGCAAAATAGAGAAGAAGTATTTATGTTTGGTGAGTGATTAAATTCTAATTCAACTAAAGGATTAAAATATTTATCTTATAAAGATACTAAAGGTTTAGATACTATTTATGAAGGGTATAAACTTTTTAGACATAATCATAATTTAGCTATAGATCATTTAAAATTAAATGATCTAGTAACCAAATATCAAAAATATAATGCTAGTTTAATGCCGTTTTTAGATAATCACGATAGTGCTAGATGAATAGATAATTTTAAACAAAAAGCATTGAAATTTAATAAAAGTAAAATGCTAAAACCAATTAATAATCAAATTAAACAATACCAAGATCAAGCATTATTTGTGTTATTTGCTCTTCCAGGAGTTCCAATTATTTATTATGCTAATGAGTTATATTTTCAAGGAACTTGAAAATATGGAGATTTATCTTTAAGAGAACCTTTAAAATGAAAGGATCAAAATTATCTTTTAATCAAGGATAATTGTAATGATAAACAAATAGTGATGCAAACTCATTCATATACCAATGGTGATTTTGAAGATTGTTATAACCAAAGTAATGCAGTAAATTTAATCGAATTTATGTCTAAGTTAAGAACTAAATATCCATTTTTAGCATTAACTAATATTAATACTATTGCTGATTATGAATTATTTATTGATACTGAATTTATGGATAATTGCATAGCAAGAATTAATCCAAATAATAAAAATGAAATTTTATTATTTGTCTTTTGTGATTATAGAAATAATCAAACCACTTTTACTAAGATTTCAAGAGATTATTATTTTAAACCACTATTATTAAATAACGCAAAAAATAATTCTTGAAATATCGAAGTTAATCAAGGTGGTTATGCTTTATACTTAATTGAACCTAAGGATAAAGTTATTGAATAA